The Primulina huaijiensis isolate GDHJ02 chromosome 17, ASM1229523v2, whole genome shotgun sequence genome window below encodes:
- the LOC140962893 gene encoding glycosyltransferase BC10-like has translation MKTAKAWRLGMKEVRLLTAPRQRGQLKRPTWILVLVSLVSLFLICAYIYPPQNSAPCYLFTSNGCKAFQRWLPPVIVREPSRELTDDEIASRVVIRDILNIPLTISVNAKIAFLFLTPGALPFEMLWDKFFQGHESMFSVYVHASKDKPVHLSRYFINREIRSGKVEWGKISMVEAERRLLANALKDPDNQYFVLLSDSCIPLRDFDYVYNYLMSANISFIDCFEDLGVHGSGRYIEYMLPEIEKKDFRKGSQWFTMKRQHAIVVMADNLYYTKFRNYCKPDMEGRNCYSDEHYLPTFFNILDPAGIANWSVTYVDWSERKWHPRSYQAQDITLELMRNLTSIVESAHITSEEPSETKTVPCLWNGILRPCYLFGRKFLPETLDNLIQIFPNYTSSELLS, from the exons ATGAAGACAGCTAAGGCATGGCGTCTAGGCATGAAAGAAGTGCGATTATTAACTGCACCTCGCCAGCGTGGTCAGTTGAAGAGGCCAACATGGATTCTTGTTTTGGTTTCTCTAGTCAGCTTGTTCTTAATTTGTGCCTATATTTATCCACCTCAGAATTCTGCACCTTGTTATTTATTCACGTCTAATGGCTGCAAGGCATTTCAAAGATGGCTTCCACCTGTAATTGTCAGAGAACCCTCCAGAGAACTAACCGATGATGAAATCGCATCTCGTGTCGTAATTAGAGATATTCTTAATATTCCTCTCACTATTTCTGTGAATGCCAAAATAGCCTTTCTGTTCCTGACTCCTGGAGCTTTACCGTTTGAGATGCTATGGGATAAATTCTTTCAG GGGCATGAAAGTATGTTCTCCGTGTACGTGCATGCATCCAAGGATAAACCTGTGCATCTTAGCCGTTATTTTATCAATCGTGAAATTCGTAGTGGCAAG GTAGAATGGGGGAAAATCTCCATGGTTGAGGCTGAAAGACGGCTTTTAGCAAATGCGCTCAAAGATCCAGATAATCAGTACTTTGTGTTACTTTCCGACAG CTGCATACCCCTTCGCGATTTTGATTATGTGTATAACTATCTCATGTCTGCAAATATTAGCTTCATAGATTG CTTTGAGGATCTTGGTGTGCATGGAAGTGGGAGGTACATTGAATATATGTTGCCTGAAATCGAGAAGAAAGACTTTCGAAAGGGTTCACAG TGGTTCACAATGAAGCGGCAGCATGCTATTGTAGTTATGGCTGATAATCTTTACTATACAAAATTCAGGAATTATTGCAAG CCAGACATGGAGGGACGCAACTGCTACTCTGATGAACACTATTTACCCACTTTTTTCAAT ATCCTGGATCCTGCTGGAATCGCCAATTGGTCAGTAACATATGTTGATTGGTCTGAAAGGAAGTGGCATCCGAGATCATACCAGGCACAAGATATAACCTTAGAGCTGATGAGAAATCTTACG TCTATTGTGGAAAGTGCCCATATTACAAGCGAGGAACCG AGCGAAACGAAAACAGTCCCCTGCTTGTGGAATGGTATCCTGCGGCCATGTTATTTATTCGGGAGGAAATTTTTACCCGAAACTCTTGataatttaatacaaatttTCCCAAACTATACATCTAGTGAACTGTTGTCATGA